One region of Brassica napus cultivar Da-Ae chromosome A10, Da-Ae, whole genome shotgun sequence genomic DNA includes:
- the LOC106369773 gene encoding myosin-17-like — protein MPTQEAPVDKVTSVLVKDTEKIISLTSEVDALKLGVTQENQELLVTCISENLGFAGGSPVAACLIYKCLLHWRSFELEETNIFDRIIQTIASAIEVPDNNQVLAYWLSNSAMLLKLLQHTFTTAAIPASRGCMGGDVVSSLEIQMQVDAKCPSTLFKQQLIGFLEKMYVMIRDNLKIEVFSLLRLCTQAPQAQENNVPQQDLTGHWESIVDRLSSYLNLMKANNTPPFLVRKLITQIFFFINLQLLNSILLSDDCCYFVNGEYVEAGLAKLKQWCIEATDEYVGSAWDELSHIRQAAGFLQV, from the exons ATGCCTACACAG GAGGCTCCAGTAGATAAGGTGACTTCGGTATTGGTTAAGGATACTGAAAAAATCATTTCATTGACTTCAGAGGTGGACGCTCTAAAG CTTGGTGTCACTCAGGAAAATCAGGAACTACTAGTCACATGCATCTCAGAAAACCTTGGCTTTGCTGGAGGCAGCCCTGTTGCTGCATGTCTCATTTACAAATGTCTCCTTCACTGGAGATCATTTGAACTCGAAGAAACCAACATTTTTGACCGTATCATTCAAACAATAGCCTCGGCCATTGAA GTACCAGATAACAACCAAGTTTTGGCGTATTGGTTATCTAATTCAGCCATGTTACTTAAGCTACTGCAGCACACATTCACAACTGCTGCAATACCAGCGTCCAGA GGATGCATGGGAGGTGATGTAGTCTCTTCTTTGGAGATACAAATGCAAGTTGATGCAAAGTGCCCATCAACTCTTTTCAAGCAGCAGCTTATTGGATTCCTAGAGAAGATGTATGTAATGATCAGAGATAATCTAAAGATTGAGGTCTTTTCTCTTCTCCGGTTATGTACTCAG GCTCCACAGGCACAAGAAAACAATGTTCCTCAACAAGATTTGACTGGTCACTGGGAAAGTATTGTGGACAGGCTAAGCAGTTACTTGAATCTAATGAAAGCAAACAAT ACTCCACCATTCCTGGTCAGAAAGTTAATCACACAAatattcttcttcatcaatcttCAGCTCTTAAACAG TATTCTCCTAAGCGATGACTGTTGCTATTTTGTCAACGGGGAGTACGTTGAAGCAGGTTTGGCTAAACTAAAACAATGGTGTATAGAGGCTACTGATGAA tatgtTGGTTCAGCTTGGGATGAGTTGAGTCATATCAGACAGGCAGCTGGATTCTTGCAGGTGTAA
- the LOC106444079 gene encoding MOB kinase activator-like 1B — MYVCVWYICRHESYDNPANYLNISISSIQPLESSQVTYDSYKCFIVVRYSGSIVSSIFKLSNLFQINSSKHTLSLSLSLAMNVLGLPCCVNQRPTFRPKKRKHHPSGTNVSGLSISDHVVEKPFTATLVSYNLREAVKLPYGEDINQWLAIHTIDFYNQVNVLYATLKEFCTTTTCPIMNAGSLYEYRWADGIAIKKPITVSAPEYVGYLMNWIVTQIDNETIFPQTPEATFPPNFKDFVKVILKRLFRVYAHIYHCHFQNVVNLKEEAHLNTCFEHLVLFTSEYQLIDEAEMEPLKELVGEVLKP, encoded by the exons atgtatgtgtgtgtgtggtaTATATGCAGGCATGAGTCTTATGATAATCCAGCAAACTACCTGAATATCTCCATCAGTAGCATCCAACCATTAGAAAGCAGTCAGGTAACTTATGATAGTTACAAGTGTTTCATTGTAGTTCGGTATTCTGGATCCATTGTTTCATCCATTTTTAAGTTGAGCAATCTTTTTCAGATTAATTCTTCAAAGcacaccctctctctctctctctctttagccATGAATGTATTGGGCTTACCCTGCTG TGTAAATCAGAGGCCGACATTTCGACCAAAGAAGAGGAAGCATCATCCATCAGGGACCAATGTCAGTGGACTGAGTATTAGTGATCATGTGGTTGAAAAACCATTCACAGCGACTCTCGTGAGTTACAACCTCAGAGAAGCCGTGAAACTACCTTATGGTGAAGACATTAACCAGTGGTTGGCCATTCACA CCATAGATTTCTACAACCAAGTAAACGTTTTGTACGCTACTCTCAAAGAGTTCTGCACAACCACCACTTGCCCTATCATGAATGCTGGATCCTT ATATGAGTATAGATGGGCAGATGGGATCGCTATTAAGAAGCCAATAACGGTTTCTGCTCCTGAATACGTTGGGTATCTCATGAACTGGATTGTAACTCAAATCGATAATGAAACCATCTTTCCGCAAACACCTG aagcaacaTTCCCACCGAATTTTAAGGACTTCGTGAAGGTAATTTTGAAGAGGCTGTTTAGGGTTTATGCACACATCTATCATTGTCACTTTCAGAATGTTGTGAATCTCAAGGAAgaagctcatctcaacacttgcTTCGAACATCTTGTTCTCTTCACATCT GAGTATCAGTTGATTGATGAAGCAGAGATGGAGCCTCTTAAAGAGCTCGTGGGAGAGGTTCTGAAACCATAG
- the LOC106371754 gene encoding SNF2 domain-containing protein CLASSY 2 produces MKRRRFYDLKHPFDPFPFEIFSCGTWNPVEYIRIEHGKLTVPLLENGYILEDIRPFQRLRLRSRKATLNDCTCFLRPGIDVCVLYPLHEDDLEPVWIDARIVSIERKPHESECTCEIYVRIYIDQGCIGMEGQRINRDSVIIGLNQISILQKFYKEQSSDQFYRWKFSEDCTTLMKTRLSLGNFLPDLSWLLVTSVMKNIVFHVRTVQTKMVYQIVTDEASSSSLSSMNITVEDGVSLSKVVKFSPADIVDLEVNQETELYSEEDEVVELRRSKRRVMRPDRYTGCDYQIDTNDGWVRMMPYRFEKLAVVSMEDEYYEEEEDSGHEDDDDTQNDLFKIKRSKSLQLKPKRRQGQIVMVEKKRRRGLGVKQRKSLQVIPKRRQGQIVMIGKKRGRGLGRKEKKSGLTVIPFTPVFDPIPLEQFGLNANSLDQGGGFSRNQYFDEIENYRSKSAKFGKKATEMEEMMESDLCWKGPNHVVKSVQTRVTRSSSRSAAQKNKCSDEPKVYKKVTLSAGAYNKLIDAYMSNIDSTIASKNEPASVVDQWEELKKTNFASKPHGWEMGGASGEDGEGETSENDMLWREMELCLASSYILDDNEVRVDNEAFEKAKSGCEHEYMLDEEIGMCCRLCGHVGSEIKHVSAPFAKHKKWTIETKQIEEDDIKTKLSHKESTSKDFTMSNESSEMLTAEESDNVWALIPHLKRKLHMHQRRAFEFLWRNLAGSVEPPLMDPTSDNIGGCVISHAPGAGKTFLMIAFLTSYLKLFPGKRPLVLAPKTTLYTWYKEFIKWEIPVPVHLIHGRRTYCVFKKNSVVNFNRVPKPSQDVMHVLDCLEKIQKWHAHPSVLVMGYTSFLTLMREDSKFAHRKYMAKVLRESPGLLILDEGHNPRSTKSRLRKGLMKVGTDLRVLLSGTLFQNNFCEYFNTLCLARPKFVHEVLMELDQKFKANQGVNKAPHLLENRARKFFLDNIAKKIDAGVGDERLQGLNMLRNMTTSFIDNYEGSGGGDALPGLQIYTLLMNSTDIQHKILTKLGNVMASYHGFLLELELLVTLAAIHPWLVKTSACCAKFLNPQELLEIEKLKHDAKKGSKVMFVLNLVFRVVKREKILIFCHNIAPIRLFIELFESIFRWQRGREILTLTGDQELFERGRVIDKFEEPGNPSRVLLASITACAEGISLTAASRVIMLDSEWNPSKTKQAIARAFRPGQQKVVYVYQLLSRGTLEEDKYKRTTWKEWVSSMIFSEEFVEDPSLWQAEKIEDDVLREIVGEDRVKSFHMIMKNEKASTG; encoded by the exons atgaagagaAGACGTTTCTATGATTTGAAGCATCCATTTGATCCATTCC CTTTCGAGATCTTCTCCTGTGGTACATGGAACCCTGTGGAATATATAAGGATCGAACATGGAAAGTTGACAGTACCTCTGTTAGAGAACGGTTATATATTGGAAGATATACGTCCCTTCCAACGACTTCGTCTCAGATCAAGAAAGGCCACTTTGAACGACTGCACATGTTTCCTCCGGCCTGGTATCGATGTTTGTGTTCTCTATCCTCTCCATGAAGATGACTTGGAACCG GTTTGGATCGACGCGAGGATTGTTTCTATAGAGAGAAAGCCACATGAATCTGAATGCACTTGCGAGATCTACGTAAGAATCTACATAGACCAAGGCTGCATTGGAATGGAAGGTCAAAGAATCAACAGAGACTCAGTAATCATCGGTCTAAACCAAATCTCCATCCTCCAAAAGTTTTACAAGGAACAAAGTAGTGATCAGTTCTACAGGTGGAAGTTCTCTGAGGACTGCACTACACTGATGAAAACAAGACTCTCGTTAGGAAACTTCTTGCCGGATCTTTCTTGGTTGCTTGTTACTTCGGTAATGAAAAACATTGTGTTCCACGTAAGGACAGTGCAAACAAAGATGGTTTATCAGATTGTAACGGATGAAGCCTCTAGCAGCTCTTTGAGCTCTATGAATATAACGGTGGAAGACGGTGTGTCTTTATCCAAAGTGGTTAAGTTTAGTCCTGCGGATATAGTAGATCTTGAAGTGAACCAAGAAACAGAACTCTACTcggaagaagatgaggttgtgGAACTGCGTCGGTCCAAGAGAAGAGTTATGAGACCGGATAGGTATACCGGATGTGATTATCAGATAGATACAAATGATGGTTGGGTGCGGATGATGCCATACCGGTTTGAAAAGTTGGCTGTTGTTAGTATGGAAGATGAGTactacgaagaagaagaagatagtggccatgaggatgatgatgatactCAAAATGATTTGTTCAAGATAAAAAGATCTAAGTCACTTCAATTGAAACCAAAACGTAGACAAGGTCAGATTGTTAtggtagagaagaagagaagacgtGGACTTGGTGTAAAACAAAGGAAGTCTCTACAAGTGATACCAAAACGTAGACAAGGTCAGATTGTTATGATAGGTAAGAAGAGAGGACGTGGACTTGGTCGGAAAGAGAAGAAGTCTGGGCTGACTGTGATTCCTTTCACTCCTGTGTTTGATCCTATACCGTTGGAACAGTTTGGTCTTAATGCTAATAGCTTGGACCAAGGTGGCGGTTTCTCAAGAAACCAGTACTTTGATGAGATTGAGAACTACCGAAGCAAGTCTGCTAAGTTTGGTAAGAAAGCAACTGAAATGGAAGAGATGATGGAGTCTGATCTATGTTGGAAGGGTCCTAACCACGTGGTGAAGTCGGTTCAAACACGAGTAACCAGATCATCATCGCGGTCAGCTGCTCAAAAGAATAAGTGTTCTGATGAACCAAAGGTGTACAAGAAAGTAACACTAAGCGCAGGTGCATATAACAAGCTGATAGATGCATACATGAGCAACATCGATTCAACAATTGCATCCAAGAACGAGCCGGCCAGTGTTGTTGACCAGTGGGAGGAGTTAAAGAAGACGAACTTCGCTTCTAAACCGCATGGATGGGAGATGGGAGGAGCCTCTGGTGAGGATGGTGAGGGAGAGACTTCAGAGAATGATATGTTATGGAGAGAAATGGAACTCTGCTTGGCTTCTTCTTACATTCTTGACGACAATGAg GTAAGAGTGGACAACGAGGCTTTTGAAAAAGCTAAAAGTGGTTGTGAACATGAATATATGCTGGATGAAGAGATTGGGATGTGTTGTAGGTTATGTGGTCATGTAGGAAGTGAGATCAAACATGTTTCTGCACCTTTT gCTAAACATAAGAAGTGGACTATAGAGACTAAGCAGATAGAAGAAGATGACATAAAGACTAAACTGAGCCACAAAGAATCCACAAGCAAAGACTTCACTATGTCAAATGAATCTTCTGAGATGCTTACAGCTGAAGAAAGTGACAACGTTTGGGCACTAATACCTCACCTTAAGAGGAAACTACATATGCATCAGCGGCGAGCTTTCGAGTTTCTCTGGAGAAACCTAGCAGGATCTGTGGAGCCTCCTCTTATGGATCCCACTTCTGACAACATAGGAGGCTGTGTGATCTCTCATGCTCCAGGAGCTGGCAAAACTTTCCTGATGATTGCTTTCCTCACAAGCTACCTAAAGCTGTTTCCCGGGAAGAGACCTTTGGTTCTTGCTCCAAAAACAACTCTCTACACTTGGTACAAGGAGTTCATCAAATGGGAGATCCCAGTTCCTGTTCATTTGATCCATGGACGAAGAACCTACTGTGTATTCAAGAAGAACAGTGTAGTTAACTTCAATAGAGTTCCTAAACCTAGCCAAGATGTTATGCATGTTCTTGACTGCTTAGAGAAGATACAGAAATGGCACGCACACCCTAGCGTTCTTGTAATGGGTTACACCTCGTTTCTGACTTTGATGAGGGAAGACTCCAAGTTTGCTCACAGGAAGTACATGGCTAAGGTGCTAAGAGAGAGTCCTGGCCTTCTTATTCTCGATGAAGGACATAACCCTAGGAGCACCAAGTCGAGACTACGCAAAGGGTTGATGAAAGTTGGTACTGACTTGAGAGTACTTCTCTCAGGTACTTTGTTTCAAAACAACTTCTGTGAGTACTTCAACACTTTGTGTCTAGCTAGACCAAAGTTTGTTCATGAAGTTCTAATGGAGCTGGATCAGAAGTTCAAGGCTAATCAAGGTGTGAATAAAGCTCCTCACCTTCTTGAGAACAGAGCTCGTAAGTTCTTTCTTGATAACATCGCCAAGAAGATTGATGCTGGTGTGGGAGATGAACGTCTTCAAGGTCTCAACATGCTTAGGAACATGACTACTAGCTTCATTGATAACTATGAAGGAAGTGGCGGCGGCGATGCTCTTCCCGGTTTGCAGATCTATACGCTGTTGATGAACTCAACGGATATACAGCATAAGATCCTCACAAAGCTTGGAAACGTAATGGCGTCTTATCACGGGTTCTTACTAGAGCTAGAGCTTCTGGTTACATTGGCAGCTATACATCCTTGGTTGGTCAAGACCTCAGCCTGTTGCGCCAAGTTCTTGAACCCTCAAGAACTTTTAGAGATCGAGAAGCTCAAGCACGACGCGAAGAAAGGATCTAAAGTCATGTTTGTGCTTAACTTAGTGTTCAGAGTGGTCAAGAGGGAGAAGATCTTGATCTTCTGCCACAACATTGCACCAATCCGTCTGTTTATAGAACTGTTTGAGAGCATTTTTAGGTGgcagagagggagagagatctTGACCTTAACGGGTGATCAAGAGCTATTCGAGAGAGGTAGAGTGATAGACAAGTTTGAAGAGCCTGGAAACCCATCAAGAGTCTTGTTAGCTTCGATCACAGCTTGTGCAGAAGGGATTAGCTTAACTGCGGCTTCGAGGGTGATCATGCTTGACTCGGAGTGGAACCCTTCAAAGACAAAGCAAGCTATAGCTCGTGCGTTCAGACCGGGACAGCAGAAAGTTGTGTACGTTTATCAGCTCTTGTCTAGAGGAACGTTGGAGGAAGACAAGTACAAGAGGACGACATGGAAAGAATGGGTTTCGAGTATGATATTTAGTGAGGAGTTTGTTGAGGATCCGTCTCTTTGGCAAGCGGAGAAGATTGAAGACGATGTTCTTAGAGAGATAGTGGGGGAAGATAGAGTTAAGTCTTTCCATATGATCATGAAGAATGAGAAGGCTTCAACAGGGTGA
- the LOC106371755 gene encoding calcineurin B-like protein 5 yields the protein MGCVCSKHLGGKRTRHENISLLTSQTIFSDAEVEVLHELFTKLTSCVSSDNVITKEGFQFILTKDTKRRSLSTERMFGLFDMRNDEAIDFGEFVHSLNIFHPNSAQRQKALFAFRLYDTRQTGFIEPEEVKEMIIDVLEESELMLTESIIDSIVSKTFEEADRKKDGKIDLEEWENFVARHPLTLKNMTIPFLKDLPRTFPSYLQ from the exons ATGGGATGTGTTTGCAGTAAGCACTTAGGAGGAAAAAGAACAAGGCATGAAAACATCTCGCTTCTTACTTCTCAGACCATTT TTAGCGATGCTGAGGTTGAAGTTCTACATGAATTGTTCACCAAACTCACTTCTTGTGTCAGCAGCGACAACGTTATAACCAAA GAAGGTTTTCAGTTTATCTTAACCAAGGACACCAAGAGACGTAGTCTTTCTACGGAGCGG ATGTTTGGACTGTTCGATATGAGAAACGATGAGGCAATAGATTTTGGAGAGTTTGTACACTCTCTCAACATTTTCCATCCGAACTCCGCCCAAAGACAAAAAGCCTTAT TTGCATTTCGGCTATATGATACTCGTCAGACTGGATTTATTGAACCGGAAGAG GTGAAAGAGATGATAATAGACGTTCTAGAGGAATCAGAACTGATGCTAACCGAGAGTATCATCGACTCGATTGTGTCTAAG ACATTTGAAGAGGCGGATAGGAAGAAAGATGGGAAAATAGATTTGGAAGAATGGGAGAACTTTGTGGCCAGGCATCCTTTGACTCTCAAGAACATGACCATCCCTTTCTTGAA GGACTTGCCACGAACTTTTCCAAGCTATCTCCAATAA
- the LOC106371756 gene encoding codeine O-demethylase-like — MEKPKFKTVQEVIASGEGLPERYLHTPTGDIESQPLDAPVPEMDIPAIDLILLLSPSDNGRQELSKLHSALSTWGVVQVMNHGMTEAFLEKIYELTKQFFALPTEEKQKYAREIGSIQGYGNDMILSDDQVLDWIDRLYLTTYPEDQRKLHFWPEIPAGFRETLHEYTMKQQVVIKQFFKGMARSLELDENCFLDMYGENAMMDTRFNLYPPCPRPDKVIGVKPHADGSAFTLLLPDKDVEGLQFLKDGKWYKAPIVPDTILINVGDQIEIMSNGIYKSPVHRVVTNREKERISVATFCVPGADQEIHPVEALVTETRPRLYKTVKKYVELYFEYYQQGRRPIEAALI, encoded by the exons ATGGAGAAGCCAAAGTTCAAGACTGTTCAAGAAGTGATTGCATCCGGTGAAGGACTACCGGAAAGATATCTCCACACACCCACCGGTGACATCGAAAGTCAACCACTTGACGCTCCCGTGCCGGAGATGGATATTCCGGCCATCGATCTCATCCTTCTCCTGTCTCCTTCTGATAACGGTCGACAAGAGTTGAGTAAGCTTCACTCTGCGCTCTCTACATGGGGCGTTGTTCAG GTGATGAATCATGGAATGACGGAAGCGTTTCTTGAAAAAATCTACGAGCTGACCAAGCAGTTCTTTGCCCTCCCGACCGAAGAGAAACAAAAGTACGCTAGAGAGATTGGTAGTATCCAAGGTTATGGTAACGACATGATTCTGTCTGATGATCAAGTTCTTGATTGGATCGACcgtttgtatctcactacttacCCTGAAGATCAACGTAAACTTCACTTCTGGCCTGAGATCCCAGCTGGTTTCAG GGAAACTTTACATGAATATACAATGAAGCAACAAGTGGTGATTAAGCAGTTCTTTAAAGGCATGGCAAGATCGTTGGAACTAGATGAGAATTGTTTTCTAGACATGTATGGAGAAAACGCTATGATGGATACAAGATTTAACTTGTATCCTCCATGTCCAAGGCCAGACAAGGTTATTGGTGTCAAACCACATGCTGATGGCTCTGCTTTCACTCTTCTCTTACCTGACAAAGATGTGGAAGGGCTTCAGTTCTTGAAAGATGGCAAGTGGTATAAAGCTCCTATCGTTCCTGATACAATTCTGATCAATGTTGGAGATCAGATAGAG ATAATGAGCAATGGGATATACAAGAGTCCGGTTCATAGAGTGGTGACCAACAGGGAAAAGGAAAGGATATCTGTGGCAACGTTTTGTGTTCCTGGTGCGGaccaagagattcatcctgtaGAGGCGCTTGTGACTGAGACAAGACCAAGATTGTATAAGACGGTTAAGAAGTATGTTGAGCTCTACTTTGAATACTATCAACAGGGTCGAAGACCAATCGAAGCTGCTTTGATCTGA
- the LOC106433374 gene encoding uncharacterized protein LOC106433374 isoform X1, producing MVFCHSSCSTTCWFYARVDFFSDLDPVMAATGRSSASSVLRPLSPSDKINLRLKRLSTATAVPRKRKCRCSPTSSQTGSSRCSIHRRLEIVKLLANLKPKRRRSTSIATTTSSSSSGSNEKKIGTLGLKARRRRSGGITTSDSGLNLRKTALVNSLAGLGTVEAERCRKYLKESMAKPLSLRFRCKYRPRPRPSRFYALHKDQD from the exons ATGGTCTTTTGCCACAGCTCTTGTTCCACTACTTGCTGGTTTTATGCCCGGGTTGATTTTTTCTCGGATCTTG atccAGTGATGGCGGCTACTGGAAGATCAAGCGCTTCGTCAGTCCTCCgccctctctctccttccgatAAAATCAACCTCCGTTTAAAGAGGCTTTCCACCGCAACCGCCGTTCCGAGGAAGCGAAAGTGTCGGTGCTCTCCCACGTCGTCGCAAACTGGATCGTCCCGCTGCTCTATTCACCGCCGATTAGAAATCGTGAAGCTACTAGCTAATTTGAAGCCGAAGCGAAGGAGATCTACCAGTATCGCGACGACGACGAGTAGTAGTAGTTCGGGATCGAATGAGAAGAAGATCGGAACCCTAGGTTTGAAGGCGAGGCGAAGGAGGAGCGGTGGTATCACGACGAGTGATTCGGGGCTGAATCTGAGGAAAACGGCTCTGGTGAATTCGCTCGCGGGGTTGGGGACTGTGGAGGCGGAGCGGTGTAGGAAGTACTTGAAGGAGAGTATGGCTAAACCGTTGTCTCTCCGGTTCCGTTGCAAGTACCGGCCACGGCCACGACCGAGCCGGTTCTACGCATTGCATAAAGATCAagattaa
- the LOC106433374 gene encoding uncharacterized protein LOC106433374 isoform X2, giving the protein MAATGRSSASSVLRPLSPSDKINLRLKRLSTATAVPRKRKCRCSPTSSQTGSSRCSIHRRLEIVKLLANLKPKRRRSTSIATTTSSSSSGSNEKKIGTLGLKARRRRSGGITTSDSGLNLRKTALVNSLAGLGTVEAERCRKYLKESMAKPLSLRFRCKYRPRPRPSRFYALHKDQD; this is encoded by the coding sequence ATGGCGGCTACTGGAAGATCAAGCGCTTCGTCAGTCCTCCgccctctctctccttccgatAAAATCAACCTCCGTTTAAAGAGGCTTTCCACCGCAACCGCCGTTCCGAGGAAGCGAAAGTGTCGGTGCTCTCCCACGTCGTCGCAAACTGGATCGTCCCGCTGCTCTATTCACCGCCGATTAGAAATCGTGAAGCTACTAGCTAATTTGAAGCCGAAGCGAAGGAGATCTACCAGTATCGCGACGACGACGAGTAGTAGTAGTTCGGGATCGAATGAGAAGAAGATCGGAACCCTAGGTTTGAAGGCGAGGCGAAGGAGGAGCGGTGGTATCACGACGAGTGATTCGGGGCTGAATCTGAGGAAAACGGCTCTGGTGAATTCGCTCGCGGGGTTGGGGACTGTGGAGGCGGAGCGGTGTAGGAAGTACTTGAAGGAGAGTATGGCTAAACCGTTGTCTCTCCGGTTCCGTTGCAAGTACCGGCCACGGCCACGACCGAGCCGGTTCTACGCATTGCATAAAGATCAagattaa
- the LOC106371757 gene encoding protein S-acyltransferase 24 codes for MSSEIEVVEEVQSIHKENGESSSKPIEDESLKNDVYTAAAYGDLEKLHRLVECEGCSVSEPDGLGYYALQWSALNNRSAVAQYIIEHGGDVHATDHTGQTALHWSAVRGATQVAELLLQEGARVDATDMYGYQPTHVAAQYGQTAFLCHVVSKWNADPDVPDNDGRSPLHWAAYKGFADSIRLLLFLDAYRGRQDKEGCTPLHWAAIRGNLEACTVLVQAGKKEDLMITDNTGLTPAQLAAEKNHRQVSFFLGNARRLLEKRCDGSTPLGKLSKLGLAPVLWFMILLLLLIYTNSVILASNLPKLTTGIGSLAWLGFILATAGLVLFYRCSRKDPGYIRMNIHDPQTMKDDEPLLKIELNNPALLSGNWTQLCATCKIIRPLRAKHCSTCDRCVEQFDHHCPWVSNCVGKKNKREFFLFLLLEVLAMMITGGVTLARVLSDPSAPSSFGAWISHVATNHVGALSFLIVESCLFFSVAVLTVIQGSQISRNITTNEMANALRYSYLRGPGGRFRNPYDLGCKRNCSDFLLKGYNEDIECQEEDTTPRQEGISMMQMQRSSNLQNGNGHVAIDVNPIHNSQSGHVHSSKCSHGHSSKPKSDSVPLGLGLGLGRNPTRAVVPP; via the exons ATGTCGTCGGAGATCGAGGTGGTGGAGGAAGTCCAGTCTATTCACAAGGAGAACGGCGAATCGAGCTCTAAACCGATTGAAGACGAGAGTTTGAAGAACGATGTGTACACCGCCGCGGCGTATGGTGATTTGGAGAAGCTTCATAGATTGGTTGAGTGTGAGGGTTGCTCTGTTTCTGAGCCCGATGGGCTTGGCTACTATGCTCTTCAGTGGTCTGCATTGAACAACCGCTCCGCCGTTGCTCAGTACATTATCGAG CATGGTGGAGATGTACACGCGACGGATCATACTGGACAGACTGCATTGCATTGGAGTGCTGTTCGTGGTGCTACACAAGTTGCGGAACTCTTACTGCAAGAGGGTGCGAGGGTTGATGCTACAGATATGTATGGATATCAG CCAACACATGTGGCAGCACAGTATGGCCAGACTGCGTTTCTCTGCCATGTCGTCTCAAAGTGGAATGCTGATCCTGATGTGCCTGATAATGATGGAAGAAGCCCCTTGCACTG GGCTGCATATAAAGGTTTTGCAGATTCCATTCgccttcttttatttttagacgcaTATAGAGGACGGCAGGACAAAGAAG GATGCACTCCTTTGCACTGGGCTGCCATTCGAGGTAATTTGGAGGCTTGCACTGTGTTGGTTCAGGCTGGGAAGAAAGAGGATTTGATGATTACTGACAACACTGGGCTTACACCTGCGCAACTTGCTGCTGAAAAGAATCACCGACAAGTTTCTTTTTTCCTT GGTAATGCTAGAAGACTGCTTGAAAAGCGGTGTGATGGAAGCACTCCCCTTGGAAAATTGTCAAAGTTGGGACTTGCACCAGTTCTTTGGTTCATGATCCTGCTGCTTCTGCTCATATATACTAATTCTGTTATTTTGG CATCGAATCTGCCAAAGCTAACAACTGGGATTGGTTCGCTTGCATGGCTGGGATTCATTCTTGCAACCGCAGGACTAGTTTTGTTTTACCGTTGTAGCAG GAAGGATCCAGGTTATATCAGAATGAACATCCATGATCCGCAGACCATGAAAGATGAT GAACCACTGTTGAAAATAGAGCTAAACAACCCTGCTTTGCTTTCTGGGAATTGGACGCAGCTCTGTGCAACATGCAAG ATTATCAGACCTCTTCGAGCGAAGCACTGTTCCACATGCGATCGCTGTGTAGAGCAATTTGATCACCATTGTCCTTGGGTATCAAACTGTGTCGGAAAA AAAAACAAGAGggagttttttctttttcttctactTGAAGTTTTAGCGATGATGATAACTGGTGGAGTCACTCTTGCAA GAGTATTGAGTGACCCTTCAGCTCCATCTTCGTTTGGAGCATGGATAAGCCATGTCGCCACTAATCACGTCGGTGCATTATCCTTTCTGATTGTTGAATCCTGCCTCTTCTTTTCAGTTGCCGTCTTAACAGTCATACAGGGTTCTCAG ATATCGAGAAATATAACAACAAACGAAATGGCTAATGCACTGCGCTACAGCTACCTAAGAGGTCCTGGAGGTAGGTTCAGGAATCCATACGATCTCGGTTGCAAAAGAAACTGCTCGGATTTCTTGTTGAAAGGTTATAACGAAGATATTGAGTGTCAAGAAGAAGACACAACACCGAGACAAGAGGGTATTAGTATGATGCAGATGCAGCGAAGTTCCAATCTTCAAAACGGCAATGGCCACGTTGCTATAGATGTTAACCCAATACACAATTCGCAGTCAGGACATGTTCATTCTTCCAAGTGCAGCCATGGCCATAGCAGTAAACCAAAGAGTGATAGTGTTCCTTTGGGTTTGGGACTTGGTCTTGGCCGGAACCCCACCCGAGCTGTTGTACCTCCATGA